The Candidatus Eisenbacteria bacterium region TTCCCATCACCACGTTTTTGTTGGGCCTGAGCTGAGACCCAAGCGGACCGCAATGTATTCAGAATTTGTGTAACTTCATCCCATTCACCCTCACGAACCCTTCTCATGAGGTAATCGTAAAGGGATAACATCCCGCGGGCGATTTCGCCTTGCTCCAAATTGAGGGCTCCGATCATCTCTTCCAAAGCCCGCAAAGCCAGGCGCCGGTTCTTCTCCCGGCATGCCCGACGGGCGACATCGTAGACCATGAACAGGAGGCGCATGGGGTCCTCATCAAGAACCTGTTGCTCTCGATAAGCCTGCAAAGGATTATGAGCTGCGCCACCTGTCATTATCTACTCCTGTCGGATCACACTGCGTTACCGGCTTG contains the following coding sequences:
- a CDS encoding flagellar protein FliS; its protein translation is MTGGAAHNPLQAYREQQVLDEDPMRLLFMVYDVARRACREKNRRLALRALEEMIGALNLEQGEIARGMLSLYDYLMRRVREGEWDEVTQILNTLRSAWVSAQAQQKRGDGKAARSLMETGRAGGVGGAECLM